In Verrucomicrobiota bacterium, the sequence CAGGACGGGCATTCGGTGTGGGCCTTCGACGACCTCAACGACTTTTACGATCCCCGGCTGAAGCGGCGGAATCTGGAAGAGGTGAAATCGTCCCGGTTGCCTTTCCATTTCGTCCAGGGCGACCTGACGGATCGGAAAGCGCTCGACGACTTGCTGGCGGGCGTGCGGTTCGATCAGATCATTCACCTGGCGGCCCGCGCCGGCGTGCGTCCGAGCCTCGCCGAGCCGGCGCTTTACCAGCGCGTCAACGTCGAAGGCACGGTCCATCTGCTGGAGGCCGCAAGAAATCATGGCGTCAGGAAGCTGATTCTGGCCTCGTCGTCTTCGGTGTATGGCGTCAACGCCAAAGTTCCCTTTTCCGAGAGCGACCCGATTTTTTCACCCATTTCGCCTTACGCCAGCAGCAAACTGGCGTGCGAGGCCCTGGGCCATGTGTACCACCATGTCTATGGAATGGACATTGTCATGCTGAGGCTCTTCACGGTGTATGGCCCGAGGCAGCGGCCCGATCTGGCCATTCACAAGTTTGCGCGACTGATTCGCGACGGGCAGCCGGTTCCGGTTTTTGGCGATGGCTCGGCGGCGCGCGATTACACCTATGTCACGGACACGCTCCAGGGGATCCTGGCCTGCACGCGGTTGGAGTTTGGCTTCGACGTCTTCAATCTGGGCGAATCTCAGACCGTCAAATTGATCGATCTGATCCGGCTTCTGGAACAGGCGCTCGGAAGAACGGCGCGGCTCGACTGGCAGCCCAACCAACCCGGCGACGTCCCGATTACCTACGCCGACATTTCCAAGGCGCGCGCCAAACTCG encodes:
- a CDS encoding SDR family NAD(P)-dependent oxidoreductase; translation: MNFLVTGGVGFIGSHVCERLLQDGHSVWAFDDLNDFYDPRLKRRNLEEVKSSRLPFHFVQGDLTDRKALDDLLAGVRFDQIIHLAARAGVRPSLAEPALYQRVNVEGTVHLLEAARNHGVRKLILASSSSVYGVNAKVPFSESDPIFSPISPYASSKLACEALGHVYHHVYGMDIVMLRLFTVYGPRQRPDLAIHKFARLIRDGQPVPVFGDGSAARDYTYVTDTLQGILACTRLEFGFDVFNLGESQTVKLIDLIRLLEQALGRTARLDWQPNQPGDVPITYADISKARAKLGYDPLVKIEEGIARFVEWFRRAG